Genomic window (Magnolia sinica isolate HGM2019 chromosome 6, MsV1, whole genome shotgun sequence):
ttaTGACTTATAGCTGAAAGCATTGGAGTATTTCTCTATTAGCGTATCACGCGTGTATCCGAGCCATCCAACTAATGGACTTCTCCTACTTAAGTGCCAACCCCACAATACACTCCACATGTATTTATCACTAAAACTCTCTAGTGGTTCGAACCTTACATCTATCTTTGGGCATGCATGAGTGTAAAGATACATAGGATGTATATAGTGTACAGAGGCCGAGTATCTATGTTAGCTAGGTTTATCTAATCCATTGATCTGATTGCCACCATCATGGTTAAAtcattccaaaaaaataaataaatcttaattTAGTTAACTCTTAACCCTTTCATTTTGGCATGTAAATATCTTAATTTGCAAATATCTTGCATCTTTTTTCCATTTCTACCGCAACCTTTCCATTACACACGTTTCATTAGGATCAGACGGTCCATAATCAAACCACTCATGACTTGAGTGGATTGATCTAACAACCAAAATCCTTGTAGTTCAAGGGCAATGATTACGTGTTGGAAACGTATGGTAATTACTTCACATTAGTGCTGTTTTAGGTCCACTTTCATGTGTTATTCCAATCCAACCTGTCCACTAGATGCAGCCCTTAATATTAGGTCTATATACCAAAATCCAGCACAATCCATACAATAAAAGACATTGGGGAGCTGCAcaccatagaaacttccaaaTGAAATGTGTGTTCCACCATAAATGTATATGATATCCAACCCATTAATGATGAGGTGCAGTCTGAAAGGACTAATGGACATGCTGAAACTCAAGTCATTTcaagatttaggtgggccacaacaagtgaaTGTACAAGCTGTAGGCATGATTGTACAATGCTCGCTGTTGTGTGTTCCACTTGTGTGGGGTCGTTGAAGATTCTCACCAGATTCACTGTTTGAattccacatacacatcatgggtggACCCACACAGTTTGATTGTATTGTAACTATGGTAATTGCCATGTGTTTCAACGGATGTGATCATTCCTCAATAGTGAATAAGATATTGAGGAATACATCCCATCACCATTAGATTTATGATCAAGAGGTGATTAGCACACCCACAACGACAGCTCTTGGCCGTTGGCACTAACATTTCACTCTAAACTCAAATTCTCATTACTGGCATTATACATTGGTGGGTTGGAAAGCCTGTATAGTATACCATTTAGTTTCTAGTTTGTGGAGATGATAGCCACAGGTCCAAGATCAAACCTGTTGGCATGATTGCCCTTCCCATGGATGGCCCACCAGCGTGTATTAAACATATTGTAAACTCATAATGTAGAATATTTATTTGGCCTTCCTTTGATTGCATCCAGAGTCTTAAGAGATTTTTGGTCTAAAGAACCATAGTAATGTCAATAAGGTTTGATAAATAACCAATTTCCCTAAAAGCTCGAACGGAATACAAGGGCTTTTGCTTTGATCTCATGTCAAAACAACCACTTGATATAAAAGGTCCAGCGGTTAAAGGATAGTGTATATCTTTAATGTATATAAAGGGACTTAACACTCCAACAAGGTTAACATCTAGGATGACTGGGCCATGGGTACTTTTGCACGGACCAATAACTCAATTTGTAATGTacaaaatttcatcctgaatacTGTATGATATACCGTCTTAAAATGCATGAGGATTTTCAATTCCGAATATTGCATGATATACCATATTCTTAAAAGCATTACCACAGATCAGTAAAATGAAACAAACAGTAAAAATTACAGATAGAGAGAAAAATACTTTCGTAAGCTTAAAGATATCTGAAATGAAAGAAGCTTTAGAAAAGATTAAAGATAGGAATCGACCATATCAGTAGATATGAGTGACTGCAGATAAAGTTCGCCAGAGGAATCCATACCAATCATCATCCGCATTGGTCCTACAATTTCTGTCGTCCATTTCGTCCCTTCTCCTTCTGCTTCTTGTTTGGAAGAATGTCCAAAGCCATATATATGCAGGCATTGTGTCTTAGAGTGCGGCTAGTATGATGAGATGATTTCATTGATCATCATCGAATtcgttttcttcttcctctcgcCATTGTcattttcactgaaattgttgttCATGTAACCGCTCTTCTTGGGCTTCCTCCATTTCGAATTTTAACGTCGAAAGCTGAGATATCCAGGCTTCCATGTCAGTCTCTTCGGCCTGGATTTCCTTGTTCCGAAGCTCCAACGTTTCTGGGACATGATGCTCCTCAGTTTCAGGGACGGTATTAAATGGTGGCAAACTGGTTTCACACGTTGGATGTTAGTCTGAGCATTTGAATCAGGTGGCCACATTGTAGATGGGCCatgtcacaaacatcacattgatcGAGTGATCAATCTTAATTCTTGATTTGATCAAACAGGTCCCATCATCATATGAACCATGCCCCAAATCTTCCCAATCAAATGATCATAGCCAACTAACAAAATTGGACAATTACAACCGACGGTCCACATCTAGCAGTATCCGATCCAAAGGTTATGATCATTTGATGGGGATATTTTTGGGCTATATCCATCCACTATAGGACCCACCATATGAACAGCATGGATCTTAAAAATGTGCGGCCTACATGAAAAAACATGTTTTGCTGGCCGAATGCTCCAATACAACACTGAATACCTAAATCTTACTCTGCTGAGGTTTGTTGGCTCACACACCTTTATATGCAGCAACGAATACCAACCATGCAAGTGTGTAGGATGTCTTACaagtgcatcaagtgggccattgtTGCATTGAGGGCTTTTAATTGACCATTGGCACCGCTAATTattaatctagaccgttcattcatTGGTATAATTTGAAGCAAGCCAAAACATCATTGTCACCAGCATTCAAGCCTTCTATCTAGCCCCTTTCTAGGCTCATGCCCTGGAAtgattttcaaaatgaatggacactatggataaagtacatacatcaatgtgtgccccacagagcccctgccatgactctgtctctagctaggtcctagtgAGTGTAGTACCCCAATCCATGTCTAtcttcccaaaaatcaggccattttagAACTTATGTAAGCCATACCAcactattttatatattttagacaTGAATTTATGTGGTGACTTGATCTTTTTTAATGGTAAACTTTATTAATATACAAATGTTGTGGCAATGGTGCTAATATGTATAAGCAAAATAGTCAAATATCAAAACATTAGTAGAACTTTATCAAACCATCCTTGCTAATGATCATTAATTAGTGGATGCAACCACAATATCCGCGGACTTTTTTCCCACATATAAGCCTTTAATCAGCTTAATTTTCATTTCCAATTGAAGAAGAGGACAGGAAGCATGATGGAGGATTAAACTACTGTGTTGGTTttgtatcattaaaaaaaatggtcGTGACTCATCCGCTCACATGTGGCACTGACATACAGCCATCCCAAACATCTAAATTATGGGTCTATTTCATTGTGGATGAAGCATTCATCTAAAATTGCTTTGACTTATCTAATGTAAGCATTCATCTAAAATTGCATCAAAGATTTGGATGGTTGATTTAGAGCGgattgcagacactttcatggccaagatggactagtgAAGGCCTGATTGAAGGCGGAAGTGATGATGATCATCATAACACTAATGTAGGCCTATCTTGCAAAtcgaaatgagttattcaacatgcaatatatgattttgggtagaagaagctactttatcTAACCAACCTGCCATGCTGGGTTGCCCACACCTGATTTGCAAGATTATATAAATCAACAGTCAAaagttcattttaattttatttttacaatttataataagttttagttcaatcataactcATCATCCCTAAAGCTTtagagtcatgcccaacatgaaaagggcttataaAATTTATGAGAGTAACATGGTtatgccaaattggacacttagtatttttagctgaaaaccatgaagtctaataaGAATCAtggctgtctataaatagtacatttaatatttatattaattcacgtttttagggagtttgagttgagtttgaTTCTGAGACTGCTTTATAcatttgatatcactatttaaaggggtgtaattttgtttttatcatcaatcaattaaattttaaatttcttaaaatttatttctatttcttctcATGGATTTAAGAATTCTTTGTGAGTAGTCTAGAAAACTCCAcagattcagagtaattatcccctgaggaatatggtgctcgacctcattacatccatccatacatcaaCGGTCCACCCCACAACTAAGTTATTTATAGGTTTGAAGAGTCACTCCTGTGAAAGTTATCCTGCCTTGGTACTTAACGCAAGTTCCTTTAGTGTTTTCAGTTTTATGAATACTGCAGAGTAACCGACCTCATCTTTGGCCGCAACACTGCTAGTACTGTTATTACTATGGTTGTTTTTGGTGCTATGTTTTTATTTTGAGCTTTGTCACGTGTGCACGTGTATAATAAAGCTCATGTATGCACCACATGTGCCATGCGTGCAAGATCTAATCCGACCATCAGGTTGGTTTGActatttttctaaaaataaaatctggtccaaacACCATGTGGTCCCTAGTAATGGAAATAGGTGGGATGGGTAAGCCCAATTTTTTCAAAacttagatttaaaaaaaaaaattttttttttgcaaactgtggcccacttaactAGTGGGTCAATCTGATTCTTGGGCAGGGCATCAATGTAGCGGTTTTGTTGTGactgatggattggatcttggacctatctTGCCATTTTGGCACATCCATGGCATGTATGTGAGCTGTATTTcatgtgtgtgggcttagcaaaacttCATTGTTTTTTCAAAGAACGAGAGGTGTTGTTATCTCTCCAGCTGAGAGATGCACAACATGTTCGGCATTCAATttatacaagtggggccatgTTTCAGCGATCCAAACCATTGGCATGATGAGCATAAGTATACATGGATGGCCCGCATTAAAAAAAATCCTTCGTATTTGAAGATCTTAGTGGCTATAGAATTTTTAGCCTTCTATTTTCGTCATTTCATTGTTGGCCACCTATGAAAGGCTTAAAACATGTTTGCTAGATGCCAAGGAATGAGCTAATCTCATATTAGCTTATGCATTTATGCATTTGAGATAAGATAGTTTACTGTAATGATGTATTAAAtatatctcattttagttaacccTAATTATGTTGGGAAAAAGGTAATTTGAGGTCTAGGTCTAGCTTTGTATCCTTATGGGATGTCTAAAATATTAGCTATATCCAAAAatttggtggaccacatcatcGTGAAAAACATTTAAAAGATCTTGGCAAGGGTGCCTAATTTATGAGATGGCCTGAAATTTAGTGTGACCCTCATCCAAATGGGATACACAATGGATAAGTTGAATGTCTAAAAAACATATCAGTGGGCCaataaacatttaaataggtttTAATGagtgggcatccactctcaacttttgtttgtggtgcagcccacctaagtcatggatttgcctaattttgagGCACATGGCCCACCACGAAAGGGTGCATTAATTGATGGTGCAAATGACTGAAatagatcacggtggggcccatggatatCTTTTCTCATTTATGTATTAGGGATCATaactcttattttattttatttacatgtaAACTTGATAGCCAACAATCGTAACTTGTAAGGCATGAATGTGATCAactaaaaatgagatgaacttatttTTAAGAGCCTACCAACATGCCCGGTTTCTTTGCCATTTATTGAATAGTAATGGCAATTGAAAATCTTATATTCATTAATCAACAGTCATTGTATGCTTTATGCCGCTATGAATAAATCTAAtaattattttgattgtgattaaaaaagaaaaagaaaaaaaagaagctcccATCAAAAGAAATCGAACTCTTTTCATATGGATTCCTTGTATCCATCAAACAGGCCCTAGTTCTTGATGTGCTTTCATTCTTAACCATTTAAATGCTAGCCAAGGAAACTTTTGGCATAGGAGGGCCCTTCATATCAACGGTTCTGATGACTGTATTAGGCGGGTCCCAACTGTACAAACCGAAAAAGGAACGGTAACTGTACAATCTCCCGGCCCCCTTCAACTGCACGATAGCTATGGAAAAGGATACATACCGTAGCCTTTGATCGTTGCAAAAGGCAGCTACTTCTTTTAGCTTCTTATCACGTTCCTCTGCAGACACATCCGTGTGGTAAACTCCATTGTCTGGCATTGGTGAATCCATTCCACTGCTACTGctactggtggtggtggtggatgaTTTCTCGGGCACTTCTGGTTCTTCTGATTCCAGTACGGGAGGAAGGCAACACCTCAATGAAGGGTGGGCCCATCCCTTGAACGGCTTCCAATGCCTCTTCATAAAAGAAGGCTGGGCCCCACCAACAGATTTGCATAACATCTCAACCTCATTTCTCTCTTATTCCCTAACTATCTCTTTCAACTTTGTATAAGCTGTCGCAATCTTTACTTCCCATTCAAGTCTAAAGTATAGAACGGAAAGCTGGTAGCTtctgcggaagcggattgcctggtgaCCCGGTCACCCcattctgtggggccaccgtcgtgtatgtgttttatccacgccgttcatcccttttgccagctcatttttatggagtcagattcaaagctcaagtggaccacaccacacgaaacagtggggatagtgactaTAAAGACTTCTTAAGGCCCATcaggatatttatttgccatccaacctattcataaggttacacagaccttcatgaagggaaaaatacaaatatcagcttgatccatgacttttgtggcccccagaaagttttcaacggtcgggattcaatccccaccgtttcctgtggtgcagtccacttgagccttcgttccgcatcatttttgggctcatgcctaaaatgagctggcgaaatGGATGTATAGGATGgataagattttttaaaaaatcacggtgggccccacagaatcgcGGGTTACTGGGCAATCCGCGTCTGCGGCCCATTTATTGGGAAAGATAGGCCGTTGATTTCGCTTTTAATGGCTTATATAAGGGTGTTTATCTGACAGAATCCTCTGCAACAGCTGTTTTAAGCAGCGGGTATAACAGACGCTTGTGGAGTCCAGTATCTTGTAtacataaaatccactccgtccatcagagtCTATCCTCGATTCCAGAACTGGTACTGAAATCgttaagatccaaaactcaggtgggccacaccacagggaacaatgtggATGGAAAGCCAACCACAGGTTTGTTTGTGGGGCCATCATCAAATCATGGTGTGTATCTTCCATCAAACCCGTGAATCGGTGGTGAAAATAATGGTTCTGACCTGATTATGGAGTGGATTCAAGTGTagaatatggtggaccccacagggctTGGGTATTTTACGCAGCTGCCTACAACAGGCGTCGCAGACTATTCCGGTCGCGGAATTACATAATACATGGTGCGCATCTACATGATGGGATAGATTAGTGAATGGAGAATTCCGAAAAAATCTCGATTTGAAGATCCAATATCAGGACTATTCTAAGTTGAACGTGTACTGTTGTTACGTTTCTCTCATCAACCGTCTTTCATTAGGTCACATATCGAAAGGTCAGGAATGACttacaaaatatattttttgaaaatagtcTATCTTCAGTGGGACGCAaaagatcaacggtttagatcaccgaATCATGGGCGTCATGTATCATAATTACAAAAGA
Coding sequences:
- the LOC131249823 gene encoding uncharacterized protein LOC131249823, yielding MKRHWKPFKGWAHPSLRCCLPPVLESEEPEVPEKSSTTTTSSSSSGMDSPMPDNGVYHTDVSAEERDKKLKEVAAFCNDQRLRLPPFNTVPETEEHHVPETLELRNKEIQAEETDMEAWISQLSTLKFEMEEAQEERLHEQQFQ